From one Pedosphaera parvula Ellin514 genomic stretch:
- a CDS encoding cytidine deaminase — MRRADKRAELVAAALKARQMAVAPYSKFQVGAALLTDKGEIITGANVESASYGLTCCAERVALFKGLTEGFKKYVAVAVVARAPGTPMPCGACRQLLSEYAPDAKVWTADSKFPKKIKEFTVRELLPAAFLDVPS, encoded by the coding sequence ATGCGAAGGGCTGATAAGAGAGCGGAACTGGTCGCGGCGGCATTGAAAGCACGCCAAATGGCCGTGGCACCCTATTCGAAATTCCAGGTGGGGGCGGCGTTATTGACGGACAAGGGTGAAATCATCACCGGCGCCAACGTGGAAAGCGCAAGTTATGGCCTGACCTGTTGCGCTGAGCGGGTTGCTTTGTTCAAGGGTTTGACGGAGGGTTTTAAGAAGTACGTGGCGGTTGCGGTGGTGGCTCGTGCACCGGGCACTCCAATGCCGTGTGGAGCGTGCCGGCAGCTTTTATCGGAATACGCCCCGGATGCGAAGGTCTGGACTGCCGACAGTAAGTTTCCAAAAAAGATAAAGGAATTCACGGTGCGCGAACTTTTGCCCGCGGCCTTTCTGGATGTTCCTTCTTAA